In one Candidatus Hydrogenedentota bacterium genomic region, the following are encoded:
- a CDS encoding peptidyl-prolyl cis-trans isomerase, translating to MRTINVLAATSLLAFAGLAARADIVDQVVATVDKEAILMSDLMAEIGPQLRDLRAQATSQADLDQLLARKMRDTLDQAIENRILLREGQLAGVVIDDATVDQRFEEFKRLYPSNDEFMADIEKSGQTVTDIKERLKKQMIARTMAARKTTELEKGITITESEIAQFYQDNKNSFQHAERARCSQIFLPAGNDLAERDKVRAQMEQLKDEIANGADFAELAIEHSKAPGAEDGGIIGWVQRGDLVGRLDEAAFALGEGEVSGVIETDQGFHLVKVEKKEAAGQATLDDVRKDIEPQLRSAAAAEKFKKWMEDLRKRSSVQVFI from the coding sequence ATGCGCACGATAAACGTATTGGCAGCAACCTCGCTTCTCGCGTTTGCCGGGCTCGCCGCCCGCGCGGACATTGTCGATCAGGTTGTCGCAACGGTCGACAAGGAAGCGATCTTGATGAGCGACCTGATGGCGGAAATCGGGCCGCAACTTCGCGACCTGCGCGCCCAGGCCACCAGCCAGGCCGACCTCGATCAACTGCTCGCCCGGAAGATGCGCGATACCCTCGACCAGGCGATCGAAAACCGCATTCTTCTGCGCGAGGGCCAACTCGCGGGGGTCGTGATAGACGATGCGACCGTCGATCAACGCTTCGAGGAGTTCAAGCGCCTGTATCCGTCAAACGACGAGTTCATGGCGGACATCGAAAAATCGGGGCAGACCGTCACGGACATCAAGGAGCGCCTCAAGAAGCAGATGATTGCGCGTACAATGGCCGCGCGAAAAACCACGGAACTGGAAAAAGGAATCACGATCACCGAATCGGAAATCGCGCAGTTCTATCAGGACAACAAGAACAGTTTCCAGCACGCGGAGCGCGCGCGTTGCTCGCAAATCTTTTTGCCGGCGGGTAACGATCTCGCCGAGCGCGACAAGGTCCGCGCGCAGATGGAACAACTCAAAGACGAAATCGCCAACGGCGCGGACTTCGCCGAACTGGCCATCGAGCACTCGAAGGCCCCCGGTGCGGAAGACGGCGGCATCATCGGTTGGGTGCAGCGCGGCGACCTCGTGGGCCGGCTCGACGAGGCGGCATTCGCCCTCGGCGAAGGCGAGGTCAGCGGCGTCATCGAAACCGATCAAGGTTTCCATCTCGTGAAGGTCGAGAAGAAGGAAGCAGCGGGCCAGGCCACCCTCGACGACGTGCGCAAGGACATAGAACCGCAACTGCGCAGCGCCGCCGCCGCCGAAAAGTTCAAGAAGTGGATGGAAGACTTGCGCAAACGCAGCAGCGTGCAAGTCTTCATCTAG
- a CDS encoding ketoacyl-ACP synthase III: protein MKARIVGTGHYLPERVLTNTDLEHFMDTTDEWIRQRTGILQRHIAADDEAASDLAMHAGARALEAAGVSADEIDFIFCATLTPDYFMPSSACLMQHKLGAKRAGACDINAACSGFIYALQHADALIRAGVHRTVLVAGSEIMTARLDWTKRDTAVLFGDGAGAVVVQAREGDSGVLSTYTASDGGGYDILMVPAGGSAQVITPENINALNRGILMNGRELYKRAIHAFGDAVEQALRRAHVSVDDIDIFVPHQANRRIIAAACERIGLPEEKIFLNLDQVANTSAASIPIALDQACSQGRIREGSLVLLAAFGAGLTWGSAVIRW, encoded by the coding sequence ATGAAGGCACGAATCGTCGGCACCGGACATTACCTGCCCGAGCGCGTGCTCACCAACACGGACCTCGAGCATTTCATGGACACCACGGACGAGTGGATTCGCCAGCGCACGGGAATCTTGCAGCGCCACATTGCCGCGGACGACGAGGCGGCAAGCGACCTCGCCATGCACGCCGGCGCGCGCGCGCTTGAGGCCGCGGGCGTGTCCGCGGACGAGATCGACTTTATCTTTTGCGCCACCCTCACGCCGGACTATTTCATGCCGTCCTCCGCGTGCCTCATGCAGCACAAGCTCGGCGCGAAACGCGCCGGCGCGTGCGACATTAACGCCGCGTGCTCCGGCTTCATCTACGCATTGCAGCACGCGGACGCGCTGATCCGCGCGGGCGTGCATCGCACGGTCCTCGTCGCCGGCAGCGAGATCATGACCGCACGGCTCGATTGGACCAAACGCGACACGGCGGTCTTGTTCGGCGACGGCGCGGGTGCGGTTGTCGTGCAGGCGCGCGAAGGCGACTCCGGCGTGCTGTCGACCTACACCGCGTCCGACGGCGGTGGCTACGATATCCTCATGGTGCCGGCGGGCGGCTCGGCGCAAGTCATCACGCCGGAAAACATCAACGCGCTGAATCGCGGTATCCTCATGAACGGCCGGGAACTGTATAAACGCGCGATCCACGCGTTCGGCGACGCCGTCGAACAGGCCCTGCGCCGCGCCCACGTCAGCGTGGACGATATCGACATCTTCGTGCCGCACCAGGCCAATCGCCGCATCATCGCCGCGGCCTGCGAGCGCATCGGCCTTCCGGAGGAAAAGATATTCCTCAACCTCGACCAGGTCGCCAATACCAGCGCCGCGTCGATCCCGATTGCGCTCGACCAGGCCTGTTCACAGGGCCGCATCCGCGAAGGTTCACTCGTACTGCTGGCGGCGTTCGGCGCCGGTCTAACGTGGGGCTCCGCCGTTATTCGTTGGTAA
- a CDS encoding GNAT family N-acetyltransferase has translation MIAVRKYRDDDVPIIARLYYDTVIHVNARDYTPEQIKAWSPDVWPDSFWRERFQRAHRVFIAEIGTKIVGFSEYHADGHVDTFYVHHEHQGQGVGRRLMQCIEDEAARTGIEKLYLEASITGRPFFARMGFVVVGEMVKEYRGAVFRQALMEKRLYPDAKEPGAFA, from the coding sequence ATGATCGCAGTCCGCAAATACCGAGACGACGATGTCCCCATCATCGCGCGCTTGTATTACGACACGGTGATCCACGTCAACGCGCGCGACTACACGCCCGAGCAGATCAAAGCGTGGTCGCCGGACGTATGGCCGGACTCGTTTTGGCGCGAGCGTTTTCAACGCGCGCACAGGGTGTTCATCGCGGAAATCGGGACCAAGATCGTTGGGTTCTCCGAATATCACGCCGATGGTCACGTCGATACGTTCTATGTACACCACGAACACCAGGGACAAGGCGTGGGACGGCGGCTGATGCAATGCATCGAGGACGAGGCCGCGCGCACCGGCATCGAAAAGTTGTATCTTGAAGCGAGCATCACGGGCCGGCCATTCTTCGCGCGAATGGGTTTCGTCGTGGTCGGCGAGATGGTGAAGGAATATCGGGGCGCGGTGTTTCGTCAGGCGCTCATGGAGAAACGATTGTATCCAGATGCCAAAGAACCCGGTGCTTTCGCATGA
- the eno gene encoding phosphopyruvate hydratase encodes MTRITGIVGREILDSRGNPTVEVDVFLSSGVVGRAAVPSGASTGEHEAVELRDKNPKRYLGKGVEKAVNNVNGAIAEELLGMDALNQREIDRTLCALDGTATKGKLGANAILGVSLATAKAAAQAVDLPLYKYVGGPNAHVLPVPMMNILNGGAHADNNVDIQEFMVMPTGAKTFKEALRMGTEVFHALKAVLKSKGLNTAVGDEGGFAPNLSSNAEALEVILVAIKNAGYKAGKDIMLALDCASSEYYKNKKYVMAAEKKPERTSSENAAFLADLAEKYPIISIEDGMAENDWAGWKELTDKVGDSVQLVGDDLFVTNTEYLSKGIREGVANSILVKVNQIGTLTETLDAVQMAQRAKYTAVISHRSGETEDATIADLVVATNAGQIKTGSASRSDRIAKYNQLLRIEEELGSQAEFLGGDAFYNILGKGRGGK; translated from the coding sequence ATGACTCGCATTACTGGTATCGTTGGCCGCGAGATTCTCGATTCTCGCGGCAACCCGACCGTTGAAGTAGATGTGTTTCTATCGAGCGGCGTGGTGGGCCGCGCCGCCGTACCCTCCGGCGCATCGACCGGCGAGCACGAGGCCGTCGAACTGCGCGACAAGAACCCCAAGCGCTACCTTGGCAAGGGCGTCGAGAAGGCCGTGAACAACGTGAACGGCGCCATCGCCGAGGAGCTTCTCGGTATGGACGCGCTGAACCAGCGCGAGATTGACCGCACGCTCTGCGCGCTCGACGGCACGGCGACCAAGGGCAAGCTCGGCGCGAACGCGATTCTCGGCGTGTCGCTCGCCACGGCGAAGGCCGCCGCGCAAGCCGTCGACCTGCCGCTGTACAAGTACGTTGGCGGCCCGAACGCGCACGTGTTGCCCGTGCCGATGATGAACATCCTCAACGGCGGCGCGCACGCGGACAACAACGTCGATATTCAGGAATTCATGGTGATGCCCACCGGCGCAAAGACTTTCAAAGAGGCCCTGCGCATGGGCACGGAAGTGTTCCACGCGCTCAAGGCCGTATTGAAAAGCAAAGGCCTGAATACGGCCGTGGGCGACGAAGGCGGCTTCGCGCCGAACCTCTCGTCCAATGCCGAGGCGCTCGAGGTCATTCTCGTCGCCATCAAGAACGCGGGTTACAAGGCTGGCAAGGACATCATGCTTGCGCTCGATTGCGCCTCGTCCGAGTACTACAAAAACAAAAAGTACGTGATGGCTGCGGAGAAAAAGCCGGAACGCACCTCGAGCGAGAACGCGGCGTTTCTAGCCGATCTTGCTGAGAAGTATCCCATTATCTCGATTGAAGACGGCATGGCCGAAAATGACTGGGCCGGTTGGAAAGAGTTGACTGACAAGGTCGGCGATTCCGTCCAGCTTGTCGGCGACGACCTGTTCGTCACGAACACGGAATACCTGAGCAAGGGCATTCGCGAGGGTGTCGCAAACTCGATTCTCGTTAAGGTCAATCAGATCGGCACCTTAACCGAGACGCTCGACGCCGTCCAGATGGCGCAACGGGCCAAGTACACCGCCGTCATATCCCACCGTAGCGGCGAAACCGAGGACGCGACCATCGCCGACCTCGTGGTGGCGACGAACGCTGGCCAAATTAAGACGGGTTCCGCCTCCCGCAGCGACCGCATCGCGAAGTACAATCAGCTCCTGCGAATCGAGGAAGAACTGGGCAGCCAGGCGGAATTCTTGGGTGGCGACGCCTTCTATAATATACTGGGAAAAGGACGGGGCGGTAAGTAG